The Halobacterium sp. CBA1132 genome has a segment encoding these proteins:
- the ilvB gene encoding biosynthetic-type acetolactate synthase large subunit — MTDHGAVTEPGDAEPDADSEAAEPTDAADGDATKRTGAESVIASLETAGVETVFGVQGGAIMPVYDALYDSELRHVTMAHEQGAAHAADAYGAVTGDPGICMATSGPGATNLVTGLADADMDSEPVVALTGQVPTDLVGNDAFQETDTVGVTTPITKSNYFASSPDSVGEDVSTAFALANHGRQGPTVVDLPKDVTTGETEVDPVEPEVPGTVDVQTHADDEKVAAAAQTLVDADEPVILAGGGVVKGDATEELYAFATEHEIPVVTTMPGIGAFPEDHDLALEMAGMHGTGYANMAITLTDCLLAIGTRFDDRLTGGVDSFAPDATVVHVDIDPAEISKNVEADHPLVGDAGTVLDQLDEAMPGSPETDDWVAQCREWYREYPLDYAAPEDEPVKPQYVVEAVDEATDDDTVVTTGVGQHQMWACQYWTYTEPRTWVSSHGLGAMGYGLPSAIGARVAADDDQSVVCFDGDGSFMMTCQELVVAVREQMDITVFVLNNEAIGMVRQWQDAFFEGRRMASEYPWVPKFDTLAEAFGADGFRIEDYDDAPGVIEDALATDGPAVVDVYIDPTEDVYPMVPSGGDNGQFALTGDHL; from the coding sequence ATGACAGACCACGGCGCAGTGACCGAACCCGGCGACGCCGAGCCGGACGCCGACAGCGAGGCCGCCGAGCCGACTGACGCCGCCGACGGTGACGCGACGAAGCGAACGGGCGCGGAGTCCGTCATCGCGTCGCTGGAAACCGCGGGCGTCGAGACGGTGTTCGGCGTGCAGGGCGGCGCCATCATGCCCGTCTACGACGCGCTGTACGACTCCGAGCTACGCCACGTCACGATGGCGCACGAGCAGGGCGCCGCGCACGCAGCGGACGCCTACGGCGCCGTCACGGGCGACCCCGGTATCTGTATGGCGACGTCCGGCCCGGGCGCGACGAACCTCGTGACCGGGCTCGCGGACGCCGACATGGACTCGGAGCCGGTTGTCGCGCTCACCGGGCAGGTCCCCACGGACCTCGTCGGGAACGACGCGTTCCAGGAGACCGACACCGTGGGCGTGACGACCCCGATTACGAAGTCGAACTACTTCGCGTCCAGCCCCGACAGCGTCGGCGAGGACGTCAGCACCGCGTTCGCGCTCGCGAACCACGGCCGACAGGGGCCGACGGTCGTCGACCTGCCGAAGGACGTCACGACCGGCGAGACCGAGGTCGACCCCGTCGAGCCGGAAGTTCCGGGCACCGTCGACGTGCAGACGCACGCCGACGACGAGAAGGTCGCGGCCGCCGCGCAGACGCTCGTGGACGCCGACGAACCCGTGATTCTGGCGGGCGGCGGCGTCGTCAAAGGCGACGCCACCGAGGAGCTGTACGCGTTCGCGACCGAGCACGAAATTCCGGTCGTGACGACGATGCCGGGCATCGGCGCGTTCCCCGAGGACCACGACCTCGCCCTGGAGATGGCGGGGATGCACGGCACCGGCTACGCGAACATGGCCATCACGCTGACCGACTGCCTGCTGGCAATCGGCACGCGCTTCGACGACCGCCTGACCGGCGGCGTCGACTCGTTCGCGCCGGACGCGACGGTCGTCCACGTCGACATCGACCCCGCCGAGATTTCGAAGAACGTCGAAGCCGACCACCCGCTGGTCGGCGACGCTGGCACCGTCCTCGACCAACTGGACGAGGCGATGCCTGGGTCGCCCGAGACCGATGACTGGGTGGCGCAGTGCCGCGAGTGGTACCGAGAGTACCCGTTGGACTACGCGGCGCCCGAGGACGAACCGGTGAAGCCCCAGTACGTCGTCGAGGCCGTCGACGAGGCGACCGACGACGACACCGTGGTCACGACCGGCGTCGGCCAACACCAGATGTGGGCCTGCCAGTACTGGACGTACACGGAGCCGCGGACGTGGGTGTCCTCCCACGGCCTCGGCGCGATGGGGTACGGGCTGCCGTCGGCTATCGGCGCGCGCGTCGCCGCCGACGACGACCAGTCCGTCGTCTGCTTCGACGGCGACGGCTCGTTCATGATGACGTGTCAGGAACTCGTCGTCGCGGTCCGCGAGCAGATGGACATCACCGTGTTCGTGTTGAACAACGAAGCCATCGGGATGGTCCGCCAGTGGCAGGACGCCTTCTTCGAGGGGCGCCGGATGGCCTCCGAGTACCCGTGGGTGCCGAAGTTCGACACGCTCGCGGAGGCGTTCGGTGCGGACGGCTTCCGCATCGAGGACTACGACGACGCCCCCGGCGTCATCGAGGACGCGCTCGCCACCGACGGCCCCGCCGTCGTCGATGTCTACATCGACCCGACCGAGGACGTCTACCCGATGGTTCCGTCGGGCGGTGACAACGGCCAGTTCGCGCTCACGGGTGACCACCTATGA
- a CDS encoding LeuA family protein, translated as MQVRGNGFFQGTLAQRNEFETVRIFDTTLRDGEQTPRTSFSYEDKRAIAAALDDANVDVIEAGFPANSEQEAKAVADIAASTDATTCGLARVVESDVEAAVDAGVGMIHVFASTSDVQIEDSMHSTREDVVARSVAAVEQAAESGAEVMFSPMDATRTDPEFLAEIVEAVDEVGVDWINIPDTCGVGTPKRFGELVEFVGQHTDARIDVHTHDDFGLATANALTGVEYGADQMQVSVNGIGERAGNAAFEEVVMAAESLYGADTGVDTTAITDLSKLVSERSSVPVPVNKPVVGAHAFAHESGIHAAGVIENSETFEPGVMTPEMVGAEREVVLGKHTGTHAVRDHLEDAGFDPTDEEVREVTKKVKAHAGDDEVVTDAVLRAFAGEVGIDRETEEVKA; from the coding sequence GTGCAAGTCCGGGGGAACGGGTTCTTCCAGGGCACATTAGCCCAACGTAATGAATTCGAGACGGTACGAATCTTCGACACCACGCTGCGTGACGGCGAGCAGACGCCACGGACCTCCTTCAGCTACGAGGACAAGCGCGCCATAGCGGCCGCGCTCGACGACGCGAACGTCGACGTCATCGAGGCCGGGTTCCCGGCCAACAGCGAACAGGAGGCCAAGGCGGTCGCCGACATCGCCGCTTCGACAGACGCGACCACGTGCGGGCTCGCCCGCGTCGTGGAGTCCGACGTCGAAGCCGCTGTGGACGCCGGCGTGGGGATGATCCACGTCTTCGCGTCCACCAGCGACGTGCAGATCGAAGACTCGATGCACAGCACACGCGAGGACGTCGTCGCGCGCTCGGTCGCCGCGGTCGAGCAGGCCGCCGAATCCGGCGCCGAAGTGATGTTCTCGCCGATGGACGCCACGCGGACGGACCCCGAGTTCCTCGCGGAAATCGTCGAAGCGGTCGACGAGGTCGGGGTCGACTGGATCAACATCCCCGACACCTGCGGCGTCGGGACGCCCAAGCGGTTCGGCGAACTCGTCGAGTTCGTCGGCCAGCACACCGACGCCCGCATCGACGTGCACACGCACGACGACTTCGGGTTGGCGACCGCCAACGCCCTGACGGGCGTGGAGTACGGCGCCGACCAGATGCAGGTGTCGGTCAACGGCATCGGCGAGCGCGCCGGTAACGCCGCCTTCGAAGAGGTGGTGATGGCCGCCGAGAGTCTCTACGGTGCCGACACGGGAGTCGACACGACCGCTATCACGGACCTCTCGAAGCTGGTCTCCGAGCGGTCGTCGGTCCCGGTCCCGGTGAACAAGCCCGTGGTCGGCGCGCACGCGTTCGCCCACGAGTCGGGTATCCACGCGGCTGGCGTCATCGAGAACAGCGAGACGTTCGAACCGGGCGTGATGACGCCCGAGATGGTCGGCGCCGAGCGTGAAGTCGTGCTCGGGAAGCACACGGGCACGCACGCCGTCCGCGACCACCTCGAAGACGCGGGATTCGACCCGACGGACGAGGAGGTACGCGAGGTCACGAAGAAGGTGAAAGCCCACGCCGGCGACGACGAAGTCGTCACCGATGCCGTCCTCCGCGCGTTCGCGGGCGAGGTCGGTATCGACCGGGAGACGGAGGAGGTGAAGGCGTAA
- the pdxS gene encoding pyridoxal 5'-phosphate synthase lyase subunit PdxS has translation MATETDLEDLRRGSDLVKRGFAKMQKGGVIMDVVNAEQAKIAEEAGAVAVMSLEAVPADIRKRGGVARMADPADVEEIIDAVSIPVMGKSRIGHTKEAEILEAVGVDMIDESEVLTPADDKYHIDKREFTSPFVCGARNLGEALRRIDEGAAMIRTKGEAGTGDVNQAVHHQRTIKGAIRELEGMTHEEREHYARDIEAPADLVHETAEMGRLPVVNFAAGGIATPADAALMMHHECDGIFVGSGIFGAEDPESMGRAIVDAVNNWDDPERLAEISSNIGSGMKGEANADLPEEEKLQDRGN, from the coding sequence ATGGCTACCGAGACCGACCTGGAGGACTTGCGGCGCGGCAGCGACCTCGTGAAACGCGGGTTCGCGAAGATGCAGAAGGGCGGCGTCATCATGGACGTGGTGAACGCCGAGCAGGCCAAGATTGCGGAGGAAGCCGGCGCGGTCGCCGTGATGTCTCTGGAAGCGGTGCCGGCGGACATCCGCAAGCGCGGCGGCGTCGCGCGGATGGCCGACCCCGCGGACGTCGAGGAGATTATCGACGCGGTCTCCATCCCGGTGATGGGGAAGTCCCGCATCGGCCACACGAAGGAAGCCGAGATTCTGGAGGCCGTCGGCGTGGACATGATAGACGAGTCCGAGGTGCTGACGCCCGCCGACGACAAGTACCACATCGACAAGCGCGAGTTCACGTCGCCGTTCGTCTGCGGCGCGCGCAACCTCGGCGAGGCGCTCCGGCGCATCGACGAGGGCGCGGCGATGATTCGCACGAAGGGCGAGGCCGGCACGGGCGACGTGAACCAGGCCGTCCACCACCAGCGCACCATCAAGGGCGCCATCCGCGAGCTCGAGGGGATGACCCACGAGGAGCGCGAGCACTACGCCCGCGACATCGAGGCGCCCGCCGACCTCGTCCACGAGACCGCCGAGATGGGGCGGCTGCCGGTCGTGAACTTCGCGGCGGGCGGCATCGCGACGCCCGCCGACGCGGCGCTGATGATGCACCACGAGTGCGACGGCATCTTCGTCGGCTCCGGTATCTTCGGCGCGGAGGACCCCGAGTCGATGGGCCGCGCCATCGTCGACGCCGTGAACAACTGGGACGACCCCGAGCGCCTCGCCGAGATTTCGTCGAACATCGGCTCTGGCATGAAGGGCGAGGCGAACGCCGACCTCCCCGAAGAAGAGAAACTGCAGGACCGCGGCAACTAA